A DNA window from Arachis duranensis cultivar V14167 chromosome 3, aradu.V14167.gnm2.J7QH, whole genome shotgun sequence contains the following coding sequences:
- the LOC107477495 gene encoding protein OSB2, chloroplastic translates to MVIAKWFIRNIPKVFHSNLLIDDLKKVRDSSLAPWTDLLDDPKQWTDYRDSKRDGQVNPRFPDFKRKDGNGALWLNNAPKWVLSRLEELKFDVPAVKSKQAKDFKGILHMKTFIHIILRIVILVIFGFSNLRFLLISIFFVL, encoded by the exons ATGGTAATTGCTAAGTGGTTCATTCGAAACATTCCAAAAGTTTTCCATTCTAATTTGCTTATAGATGATTTAAAGAAAGTTAGAGACTCTTCACTTGCTCCTTGGACTGATCTTTTGGATGACCCAAAGCAGTGGACTGATTACCGTGACAGCAAACGTGATGGGCAG GTGAATCCTAGGTTCCCTGACTTCAAACGCAAGGATGGGAACGGTGCCCTATGGCTTAACAACGCTCCAAAGTGGGTTTTATCTAGACTCGAAGAACTGAAATTTGATGTTCCAGCTGTAAAATCAAAACAAGCAAAGGACTTTAAAGGTATATTACATATGAAGACCTTCATACACATTATACTTAGAATTGTGATTCTTGTGATTTTTGGGTTCTCCAATTTGAGATTCCTCctcatttccattttctttgttttataa